Proteins encoded by one window of Deinococcus radiodurans R1 = ATCC 13939 = DSM 20539:
- the era gene encoding GTPase Era: MTDFSASPDLQDPTTHAGFVAIVGKPNVGKSTLLNAFLGTKVAPTSPRPQTTRRGVRGIYTLDNRQLIFVDTPGLHKPKDALGKYMNSEVHSALSDVDAVVWVVDLRHPPTDEDRLVANSVRDLPKPLFLVGNKTDAAKYPEEAMKLYGALLEGRGSDLPVSETMLSAQNSVNAVATLREQLLEVLPENPFFFPQGAASDQSREMWAAEIIREEAMKKLRDELPYAVATRVNRWTEREDGLQRIEGEIIVEKNAHKGMVIGAGGKQLREIGQAARKQLEVFLNHKVYLGLEVIVIPGWREDEEALRELGYE, from the coding sequence ATGACCGATTTTTCCGCGTCTCCTGACCTGCAAGACCCGACGACCCACGCCGGATTCGTCGCCATCGTCGGCAAGCCCAACGTGGGCAAATCCACGCTGCTCAATGCCTTCCTGGGCACCAAGGTGGCCCCAACCAGCCCCCGGCCCCAGACCACCCGCCGGGGCGTGCGCGGGATCTACACGCTCGACAACCGCCAACTGATTTTCGTGGACACGCCGGGGCTGCACAAACCCAAGGACGCGCTCGGCAAGTACATGAACAGCGAAGTCCACTCGGCGCTCTCGGACGTGGACGCCGTGGTGTGGGTCGTGGACCTGCGCCACCCGCCCACCGACGAGGACCGGCTGGTCGCCAACTCGGTGCGTGACCTGCCCAAGCCGCTGTTTCTGGTCGGCAACAAGACCGACGCCGCCAAGTACCCCGAGGAGGCGATGAAGCTCTACGGCGCGCTGCTCGAAGGCCGGGGCAGTGACCTGCCCGTCAGCGAGACGATGCTCTCGGCGCAAAACAGCGTGAACGCGGTCGCCACCCTGCGCGAGCAACTGCTCGAAGTGCTGCCCGAAAACCCCTTCTTCTTCCCGCAGGGCGCCGCCAGCGACCAGAGCCGCGAGATGTGGGCCGCCGAAATCATCCGCGAGGAAGCGATGAAAAAGCTGCGCGACGAGCTCCCCTACGCCGTCGCCACCCGCGTGAACCGCTGGACCGAGCGCGAAGACGGCCTGCAACGCATCGAAGGCGAAATCATCGTCGAGAAAAACGCCCACAAGGGCATGGTCATCGGCGCGGGCGGCAAGCAACTCCGCGAAATCGGGCAGGCGGCCCGCAAGCAGCTCGAAGTCTTCCTGAACCACAAGGTCTATCTCGGCCTCGAAGTCATCGTGATTCCCGGCTGGCGCGAAGACGAAGAAGCCCTGCGCGAACTCGGCTACGAGTAA
- the metK gene encoding methionine adenosyltransferase encodes MRKFYTSESVSEGHPDKLSDFISDSILDEFLRQEPTSRVAVETLVTTGMAVVAGEVRAHTAHVDIQKTVREAVQRVGYTRANYGFDAEYSAVLVAIHEQSPEIASGVDHSEEWREMSEAERQKPENAYSMVGAGDQGLMFGYATDETPELMPLPISLAHGLTRRLAELRKDGTLPYLRPDAKAQVTVVRNGEPHSATETAVDTIVISTQHSDDVTQEQIRADMLEHVIPAVIPAELLNEQTRYFINPSGRFVIGGPHGDTGLTGRKIIVDTYGGAVPHGGGAFSGKDPTKVDRSAAYYARYVAKNIVAAGLARRALVEIAYAIGRAHPVSLRVDTYGTGTVSDEKLDELIAAHFDARPQAIIAQLDLQRPIYAQTAAYGHFGRPEFPWEQTDRAQALKEAAQG; translated from the coding sequence GTGCGTAAGTTCTACACCTCGGAATCGGTGTCCGAAGGGCACCCCGACAAGCTCTCGGACTTCATTTCCGACAGCATCCTCGACGAGTTTCTGCGTCAGGAGCCGACCAGCCGCGTGGCAGTCGAAACCCTCGTCACGACCGGCATGGCCGTGGTGGCCGGCGAAGTCCGCGCCCACACCGCGCACGTGGACATCCAGAAAACCGTGCGCGAGGCGGTGCAGCGTGTCGGCTATACCCGCGCCAACTACGGCTTCGACGCCGAGTACAGCGCGGTGCTCGTTGCTATTCACGAGCAGTCGCCCGAGATTGCCAGCGGGGTGGACCACTCCGAGGAATGGCGCGAGATGAGCGAAGCCGAGCGCCAGAAGCCCGAAAACGCCTACAGCATGGTGGGCGCGGGCGACCAGGGCCTGATGTTCGGCTACGCCACCGACGAGACGCCCGAGCTGATGCCGCTGCCGATCAGCCTCGCGCACGGCCTGACCCGCAGGCTCGCCGAACTGCGTAAGGACGGCACCCTGCCCTACCTGCGCCCCGACGCCAAAGCGCAGGTGACGGTGGTCCGCAACGGCGAGCCACACAGCGCCACTGAGACGGCGGTGGACACCATCGTCATTTCGACCCAGCACTCCGACGACGTGACCCAGGAGCAGATTCGTGCCGACATGCTGGAGCATGTGATTCCGGCAGTCATTCCCGCCGAGCTGCTCAACGAGCAGACCCGCTACTTCATCAACCCCAGCGGGCGCTTCGTCATCGGGGGGCCGCACGGCGACACCGGCCTGACCGGGCGCAAAATCATCGTGGATACCTACGGCGGCGCGGTGCCGCACGGCGGCGGGGCCTTTTCCGGCAAAGACCCGACGAAGGTAGACCGCTCGGCGGCCTACTACGCCCGGTACGTCGCCAAAAACATCGTCGCGGCGGGGCTGGCGCGGCGGGCACTCGTCGAAATCGCCTACGCGATTGGCCGCGCCCACCCCGTTTCGCTGCGGGTGGACACCTACGGCACCGGCACGGTGAGCGATGAGAAGCTCGACGAGCTCATCGCCGCGCACTTCGACGCCCGCCCGCAGGCGATCATCGCGCAGCTCGACCTGCAACGCCCCATCTACGCGCAGACCGCCGCCTACGGCCACTTCGGGCGCCCCGAGTTTCCCTGGGAGCAGACCGACCGGGCGCAGGCGCTGAAGGAAGCGGCGCAGGGCTGA
- the coaD gene encoding pantetheine-phosphate adenylyltransferase has product MNAVFPGSFDPVTSGHMDVLTRASHMFEQVTVTVMHNARKQGRHLFTLDERLEILREATAGLPNVRVDSFSGLLVDYVAQQGRSVIVRGLRAVSDYEYELQIAHLNRQIGEVETVFIMAATHWSFVSSSMVKEIASYGGKIHEMVPPASEAALRRKFAEVYDKRDDA; this is encoded by the coding sequence ATGAACGCCGTTTTCCCCGGTTCCTTTGACCCTGTGACCTCCGGGCACATGGACGTGCTGACGCGTGCGAGCCACATGTTCGAGCAGGTCACCGTCACCGTCATGCACAACGCCCGCAAGCAGGGCCGCCACCTCTTTACCCTGGACGAGCGGCTCGAAATTTTGCGTGAGGCCACCGCTGGCCTGCCCAATGTCCGGGTGGACAGCTTCAGCGGCCTGCTGGTGGACTACGTAGCGCAGCAGGGCCGCAGCGTGATCGTGCGCGGCCTGCGGGCGGTCAGCGACTACGAGTACGAACTCCAGATTGCGCACCTCAACCGCCAGATCGGCGAAGTGGAAACCGTGTTCATCATGGCGGCGACCCACTGGAGCTTTGTCAGCAGCTCCATGGTCAAAGAAATCGCCAGCTACGGGGGCAAGATTCACGAGATGGTGCCCCCTGCCAGCGAAGCTGCGTTGCGGCGCAAATTCGCCGAGGTCTACGACAAACGCGACGATGCGTAA
- the mobA gene encoding molybdenum cofactor guanylyltransferase — protein sequence MLPLTAAITAGGASSRFGSDKALALWQGRPLLDQVAAGLAACERRLLIAPPGKYALPGWETWPDTRPGEGPLAGLEVALTHAAPGWVAFTGVDNPALTSDYWLTLLAACRPGMSSVQALHPERGPQPLGALYHTALLPRVTGLLAAGERRLRLTAPAEQTVLVTGLGAHFFQNVNRPADLAELSGRGEESLEV from the coding sequence GTGCTGCCTCTCACCGCTGCCATCACCGCCGGGGGGGCGTCGAGCCGCTTCGGAAGCGACAAGGCGCTGGCGCTGTGGCAGGGGCGCCCGCTGCTGGACCAGGTGGCGGCGGGCCTGGCTGCGTGCGAGCGGCGGCTCCTCATCGCCCCCCCGGGCAAATACGCGCTGCCCGGCTGGGAGACGTGGCCCGATACTCGCCCCGGCGAAGGTCCACTGGCCGGCCTGGAAGTGGCCCTGACGCACGCGGCGCCGGGCTGGGTGGCGTTCACCGGCGTGGATAACCCAGCGCTGACTTCCGACTACTGGCTCACCTTGCTCGCCGCCTGCCGCCCCGGCATGTCGAGCGTGCAGGCCCTCCACCCGGAGCGCGGCCCCCAGCCGCTCGGGGCGCTGTACCACACGGCTCTGCTTCCCCGCGTCACCGGGCTGCTCGCTGCGGGCGAACGCCGCCTACGCCTTACCGCTCCCGCCGAACAGACCGTCCTCGTCACCGGCTTAGGTGCGCACTTTTTCCAGAATGTGAACCGCCCAGCCGACCTCGCGGAGCTGAGCGGTAGGGGAGAGGAGAGCTTGGAAGTCTAA
- a CDS encoding RsmD family RNA methyltransferase codes for MSIRILGGVAKGRELRVPESARPSGARIRKSLFDLLAARAPAGRFPHFVDLHGGSGAIGLEAASRGYRVTLIEKDSRAVGALERNARGLGLNARVFKGDALGQLPRAGQADIIFSDPPYQADIPAVARAVLSSGAVRPGGVVICQHPTQVTLPEHPGYLRDVRRQGSNVLTFYWRDAASGDEP; via the coding sequence TTGAGCATTCGGATTCTCGGCGGCGTCGCCAAAGGCCGCGAACTGCGGGTGCCCGAGTCGGCGCGCCCCAGCGGCGCCCGCATTCGCAAAAGCCTGTTCGACCTGCTCGCCGCCCGCGCACCTGCCGGGCGCTTTCCCCACTTCGTGGACCTGCACGGCGGCAGCGGCGCCATCGGCCTCGAAGCGGCGAGCCGGGGCTACCGCGTCACCCTGATCGAAAAAGACAGCCGGGCGGTGGGCGCCCTGGAACGCAACGCCCGCGGCCTGGGGCTGAACGCGCGGGTCTTCAAGGGCGACGCGCTCGGGCAACTGCCGCGCGCCGGACAGGCCGACATCATCTTCAGCGACCCGCCGTATCAGGCCGATATTCCCGCCGTGGCGCGGGCGGTGCTCAGCAGCGGCGCGGTGCGGCCCGGCGGCGTGGTCATCTGCCAGCACCCCACCCAGGTGACGCTGCCCGAGCATCCCGGCTACCTGCGCGACGTGCGGCGTCAGGGCAGCAACGTGCTGACATTTTACTGGCGCGACGCGGCGTCCGGCGACGAGCCCTAA
- the rocF gene encoding arginase, giving the protein MNISILGIPMDLGAGRRGVDMGPSALRNAHLAHTLRDLGHDVTDLGDIEVALPETLDKHETGGLVFFEPILDACRTAAERVMALPGGTFPLTLGGDHSVSMGTVTGNGLRGRPQRTGVIWVDAHTDYNTPESSPSGNIHGMPVAHLTGRGDERLTRLGGLVTGEWGIRPEDVVMIGIRSVDARERELLREAGIKAYTMKDVDQLGITRIHEETQERLNDVERLHVSFDADALDPGVCPGVGTPVPGGLSYREGHLLMELLSESGRVTSMDIVEVNPILDTRNQTAEVMVGMAASLLGQRIL; this is encoded by the coding sequence ATGAACATCTCGATTCTGGGGATTCCGATGGACCTCGGCGCGGGCCGCCGGGGCGTGGACATGGGGCCGTCCGCGCTGCGTAATGCCCACCTCGCCCACACCCTGCGCGACCTCGGGCATGACGTGACCGACCTCGGCGACATCGAAGTGGCGCTGCCCGAAACCCTCGACAAGCACGAAACGGGCGGGCTGGTCTTTTTCGAGCCCATCCTCGACGCCTGCCGCACCGCCGCCGAGCGGGTCATGGCGCTGCCAGGCGGCACCTTTCCCCTCACGCTGGGCGGCGACCACTCGGTGAGCATGGGCACCGTGACCGGCAACGGCCTGCGCGGGCGCCCGCAGCGCACCGGGGTGATTTGGGTGGACGCCCACACCGACTACAACACCCCCGAAAGCAGCCCGAGCGGCAACATTCACGGGATGCCGGTGGCGCACCTCACCGGACGCGGCGACGAGCGGCTGACCCGGCTGGGCGGGCTGGTGACAGGCGAGTGGGGGATTCGCCCGGAAGACGTGGTGATGATCGGCATCCGCAGCGTGGACGCCCGCGAGCGCGAGCTGCTGCGCGAGGCGGGCATCAAGGCCTACACCATGAAGGACGTGGACCAGCTCGGCATCACCCGGATTCACGAGGAAACGCAGGAGCGGCTGAACGACGTGGAGCGCCTGCACGTCTCCTTCGACGCCGACGCGCTCGACCCCGGCGTGTGCCCCGGCGTAGGCACCCCGGTGCCCGGCGGCCTGAGCTACCGCGAGGGGCACCTCTTGATGGAGCTGCTCTCCGAATCGGGCCGCGTGACCAGCATGGACATCGTGGAGGTCAATCCGATTCTGGACACCCGCAACCAGACCGCCGAAGTGATGGTGGGCATGGCGGCGAGCCTGCTGGGGCAGCGGATTTTGTAA
- a CDS encoding AAA family ATPase produces the protein MSDSVLRALTAALEADPADTGVREHLVRLLLDAGQGEQALALVRVWLAADPTRQVALGLAVRAADLAGDSQAAASYQTMLNALYQLEQGQSAPAPARQPVPTVSENGPPPRNDAPEYWVDPDEAPAQQQPYPTGTDFSSRWQPLAGDVSLKDVVGMTDLKERLERSLLGPLRHPELAQLYGKKSGGGMLLYGPPGCGKTFLARAVAGELGASFLEVTVADVLDMWLGNAERNVRDLFASARAHAPCVVFFDEVDALGRGRQLTRHSSHSVTQTLLRELDGLGGREGVFVLAATNAPWDVDTALKRPGRLGATLLVPPPDLAAREAMFTEFMRGRPAERLDPAWLARQTDNFSGADIRQLCEEASERALAVALKRGGMQPVRMQDFKDALKTAAPSTREWLMQARNHVVYANEGGSYDELAALLKEKRLL, from the coding sequence ATGTCGGACTCCGTTCTCCGGGCGCTTACGGCGGCGCTGGAAGCCGACCCCGCTGACACCGGGGTGCGCGAACATCTGGTGCGTCTGCTGCTCGACGCCGGTCAGGGCGAGCAGGCGCTGGCGCTCGTGCGGGTCTGGCTGGCGGCGGACCCCACCCGGCAAGTTGCCCTGGGCCTCGCGGTGCGGGCGGCGGACCTCGCGGGCGACTCGCAGGCGGCGGCCTCGTACCAGACGATGCTCAACGCGCTCTACCAGCTCGAACAGGGCCAGTCGGCGCCCGCACCGGCGCGGCAGCCCGTGCCCACCGTCAGCGAAAACGGCCCCCCACCACGCAACGACGCTCCCGAATACTGGGTGGACCCGGACGAGGCGCCCGCCCAACAGCAGCCGTATCCCACCGGCACCGACTTTTCCTCGCGCTGGCAGCCCCTCGCGGGCGACGTGTCGCTGAAAGACGTGGTGGGCATGACCGACCTCAAAGAGCGGCTGGAACGCTCGCTGCTCGGCCCGCTGCGTCACCCCGAACTCGCCCAGCTGTACGGCAAGAAGTCGGGCGGCGGCATGCTGCTCTACGGCCCGCCGGGGTGCGGCAAAACCTTTCTGGCGCGGGCGGTGGCAGGCGAACTCGGGGCCAGCTTTCTGGAAGTCACGGTGGCCGACGTGCTCGACATGTGGCTGGGCAACGCCGAGCGCAACGTGCGCGACCTGTTCGCCTCGGCGCGGGCACACGCTCCCTGCGTGGTGTTTTTCGACGAGGTGGACGCGCTGGGGCGCGGGCGGCAGCTCACCCGGCATTCCTCACACTCGGTCACGCAGACCTTGCTGCGCGAACTCGACGGTCTGGGCGGGCGCGAAGGCGTGTTCGTGCTGGCGGCGACCAACGCCCCCTGGGACGTGGACACCGCGCTCAAGCGCCCCGGACGGCTGGGGGCCACGCTGCTGGTGCCGCCACCCGACCTCGCCGCCCGCGAGGCGATGTTCACCGAGTTCATGCGTGGGCGCCCTGCCGAACGGCTCGACCCCGCGTGGCTCGCGCGGCAGACCGACAACTTCAGCGGCGCCGACATCCGGCAACTGTGCGAGGAGGCCTCCGAGCGCGCGCTGGCGGTGGCCCTCAAGCGCGGCGGGATGCAGCCGGTGCGGATGCAGGACTTCAAAGACGCCCTGAAAACGGCGGCCCCCTCCACCCGCGAGTGGCTGATGCAGGCGAGAAACCACGTGGTGTACGCCAACGAGGGCGGCAGTTACGACGAACTCGCCGCGCTGCTCAAGGAAAAGAGGTTGCTGTGA